The region CGAAGAGCGGCCAGCGCGACGCTGCGCCGCGGCGGTGCAGCTCCGCGGCTACAGCGCGCAGTGCGCTGTAGGATGTGAAGAGCACGAACAGGCCGCCGTCCGTCAGCCGGGCATGATCCTCCGTTATCCCGGCGATGGCCGCGCCGTAGCGCTGCGGGTGTGCGCGCACGTCGGGCGCGTCGGTCGGCACGGCCAGGATGGTCTGGCGTTCGAAGTCGAATGGTGACGGATGCACGGACTCGGTGGCGCGCACGCCGCTCTCGATACCGAGGCGGCCGCGCAGGAACTGAAAGCCGTCGCGCGTGGTCAGCGTCGCGGATGTGAGGATGGTGGTGTGCACGCGATCGAACAGGGCATCGCGCATGAGGTCGGCCAAGTCTATCGGCGCGGCACTCGCGGAGATGTTGCGCATGCGACTGCCCTCTTCCCTGCCGCGTCGCTCCAGCCAGCGCACGAGCGGGATCGGCTCCTGTGCGGGCACGAGGGCAGTGCGCAGTGCAGCGGCCGACATGTCGATGCGGTTCTGCAGGCCGGCGGTCTCGACGAGCAGCTCGGCGAGCGACTCCGCCCACTTCTGATCCGTCTCGACGATGGCGCGTACGCGGCCGATGCCGCGACCGATCGCGTCGAGCACGATCAGCAGATCGTCGAGGACGGGTGCAACCGATTCGGCCCAGCTGGTATCGCCCGCAAAGTCCTCGCGCAGCCTCAGCACGCCATCACTCGTGGTATCGAGTGCGGAGTCGAGACGCGCGAACAGCTCGCTCGTCAGCTCGCGGGCACGGTCCGTGTCCGGTCGCAGCGACTCACTGACCACGCGTAGAGCATCCTGCTGGAGCAGGTCCTCGGCACGCGTACGCAGGCGGAGCTCCAGCAGCGGGAGCACACCGCGTCCCCCGCGACGCTCCAGTCTGGCGAGCAGCCGGTGCAGTCCCCGCCGCGTGACACGGACACCCAGGTGGCTCGTCGCTGCATCCTCCACATTGTGTGCCTCGTCGAGCACGACGCGACGATACGGCGGCAGCACGGCCGTGCCGCCGAAATTACCCTGCAGCCGCCGTACGGCTATGTCGCTGAACAGAAGGTGATGGTTGACGACCAGGATCTCCGCGGCCACGGCCTCACGGCGCGCCTTCTGATAGAAGCACTGCTCGAAGTGCGGGCAGCGCGCGCGGAGACACACATCAGACTCGCTCGCGACCTCGTCCCACACCTCGGGTGACGGGTCGAACGCAAGATCCTGCAGTGACCCGTCCTGCGTCGTATCCAGCCACGAGACAATCGCCTCGAGGTCTCGCTTCTGTCCATCGTCGAACAACGTGTCGCCCGCAGCGCGCGCCAGCAGCGCGCGCCTGATGGAGACGTAGTTGCTGCGCCCCTTCACCAGCGCAAAGCGGAACGGCCGCGCGAGTGCGCGGCGCAGAAAGGGCAGGTCCTTGTTGACCAGCTGTTCCTGCAGATTGATGGTGTTGGTCGAGATGACCGTGCGCTCCCGGTTCCGTACCGCCCACTCGATGGCCGGGATCAGGTATGCGACGGACTTCCCCGTGCCGGTGCCCGCTTCGGCAAGCGCAATACCGCCATCGTTGTAGGCGCGTGCTATCACGCGTGCGAGGTCACGCTGTGTCGGGCGGTCCTCATAGCCTGCATGGGCACGGGCGACGGGGCCGTCGGGAGCGAGCAATGCCGCGATCTCGTCCTCGTCGAGCAGCTCCAGCTCGGTGAGCTTCGGCGGCGCAACGACGACATAGAGGGTGGCCGCGGCGTTGTCGACGATGGCGAGGCCGAGGCCGTTCGAGTACAGCTCTGCCGCGACACGCATGTCCGCGTCCGACGGGGTCAGATCGCCGGACGGATGGTTGTGAATGACGAGGCTGCCCGGCGCAGCATCTCGTGTCGCAGCCAGGACCGACCGCTGGTTGCCACGCGCGAGCACACGTGCCTCGGAGATCACCCCATCAGTGGCAACGGCGGCAACGAAGCACACCTCGTTGCCGCCGGCCTGGCTGATCTCAGCGCGGATACGCGCGGCCGAACGCGATTCCAGTTTCAGGTCCGGCGTCACGTCTTGAGCGTCTTCTTCTTCGCGGCCGGGAAGAGCACGTTGTTGAGGATCAGTCGATAGCCGGGTGAATGCGGATGCATCGAAAGGTCGGTATGGGCATCGCCGATCTGGTGCTGGGGATCCTCCGGATCATGACCACCCAGGAACGTCCACGTCCCCTCGCCGAACGTGCCATGGATGTACTTCGTCCAGCCCGCACCTTCCTCCTCCCCGAGCACGATGATCCCGGGCTTGAGCCGTTCGCGACGGAAGCTGGTGGTCAGGCCGTAGAAATCAGCAAGCACGCGCTCGTGGTTCTGCACGAGCATGGAGGGCACGGGATCGAACTTCGGACTGAAGTCGAACAGTGTGAACGCACCGAGAGGCTGCCGCCACGTCGTGTTGACCTGGTGACCGTCAATGTCACTGAACGCGTTCACGCCGGGATTCATCTGCAGCTCCGCATCGCGGAACGCGAGTGTGCGGTCCCACTGCAGCTTGCGCGATGCATCCGGATCGACCGGCGTACCATCGCTGAACGGCGCGGCGATGTCGACGCCGATCGCGGCGAGCGCAAGCTCCAGCGTCTCCGTTGCCGTGCACATGGCGAACAGGAACCCCCCCTGTGCGACGTAGCGGCGCATCTCCTCGGCAACCGACTTCTTCAGCTCCGGGACGTTCGCCTTGTCGAAGCGCCCCGCCATCGCCTCATTGACCGTGATCGCCTCCTGAAGCCAGGGAGCGCCGGCGTAGCTGATGTAGAACTTCGAATACTGGCCGGTGAAGTCCTCGTGATGTAGATGGAGCCAGTCGTACTCCGACAGGCGGCCCTGCATCACTTCGCCGTCCCAGAGCTTGTCATACGGTATGTCGGCATACGTGAGCGCGAGAGTGACAGCGTCGTCCCACGGGTTGACGTTGTCGGGAGTGTAGACGGCAATGCGCGGCGCCTTCTCCAGGACGACGCGTTCCATGTTGGACTGCTCGATCATCGTGTGCAGCTGCGTGACCTCGGCGGCGCTGACGGGCTCCGTGGTGACGCCCCGCATCGCTGCCTCGCGCCGCACTTCCGGACGGTCAGGCAGCAGGAAGGAGCCGTCGCGGTAATTGAGCAGCCAGTCGGCGGTCAGGCGGTGATCCAGGACCCAGAACGTGAGGCCGTACGCCTTCAGGTGATCCGTCTGCGCCTGGTCCATGGGCACGAGCAGCTGCTGCGCGGCGACTGGCGGCGCGCAGAGACCGAGTGCAAGGGCCGCGATGATGATGCGTTTCATGGCTACTGCTTCCTTCCTGCCTGTCAGCGACTCTGCAGACGTTGCAGCTCCGCGCGTGCCTGGGGAGCCAGTGCGCTGCGCGGATACTCGACGATCAGTCTCTCGAGCAATACCCTTGCCTCTTCGGTCGTTTCCGGCGCCGCACCGGCGGCCCGGGCCAGGCTGAGCAGCGCTGCCGGCGCCTCATGCGTATCCGGGAGCGTCTCGATGATTTCGCGCCGGAGCGCGGTGGCATCCTCGTTCAGCCCCGCGCCCTCCGCGGCGTCGGCGAGAAAATCCAGCACGGCTGCGCGTTCCGGGGCCGCGAGAGTACGGGCGGCGGTCGCAGCGTCCCGCACGGCCACGGCACGCCCGGCATCATCCGCCGCCAGCACCCGGGCAACCAGCTCGCCACCACGCGCCGACACGCGCGTCAGCAGTGTTGCGAGCGCGATCGCGGCAGTGGCCTCGCGGCCGCGCAGCAGCGGTGCCGCAGAGATGAACTCATGGCGCGCCGTCTCGAGATCGCCGTTGCGCAGGGCGAGACGACCGCGCACCTGCGCCGCGGCGACCCCCCGCACCCCATCGAGCACGCCCTGCGCATCGTCGATCCGGCCGGCCTCAAGAAGCACGGTACCGACCGCGGCGGCCGTCGCGTCCAGCTCGGGGGCATCGGGGAACGACGCACGGAACGATGCATAGTCCGCGAGCGCGCTGTCGATCTCACCATCACGCACTCCCAGCTGGATACGCAGCGCGGCGGCCTGCCGGCGCTGCGGCGATCCCGCGGAGGAGGCGGACTCGAGCTCGCGATACGTGGCCGCCGCGAGTGCGGTGTCACCCGCCAGCAGCGCCAGCTCTGCGATACGGCTGCGGATTGCAAGCGTCGCGGGCGCATCCGGCGCCGCCGTGAGCAGACCCTGGTAGGCTGTGAGCGCTACCGTATGAAGGTCTGCGGCGTCCGCGCGCCGCGCGAGCTCCACGAGCAGTGCTTCACGCTCCTCCGGCGGTGTGCGTGCCGTGAGTGCGGCCAGTGCTTCCAGCGCGGCCTCCGCCAGGCCGGCCTCGATGGACAGCA is a window of Longimicrobiales bacterium DNA encoding:
- a CDS encoding helicase C-terminal domain-containing protein, which produces MTPDLKLESRSAARIRAEISQAGGNEVCFVAAVATDGVISEARVLARGNQRSVLAATRDAAPGSLVIHNHPSGDLTPSDADMRVAAELYSNGLGLAIVDNAAATLYVVVAPPKLTELELLDEDEIAALLAPDGPVARAHAGYEDRPTQRDLARVIARAYNDGGIALAEAGTGTGKSVAYLIPAIEWAVRNRERTVISTNTINLQEQLVNKDLPFLRRALARPFRFALVKGRSNYVSIRRALLARAAGDTLFDDGQKRDLEAIVSWLDTTQDGSLQDLAFDPSPEVWDEVASESDVCLRARCPHFEQCFYQKARREAVAAEILVVNHHLLFSDIAVRRLQGNFGGTAVLPPYRRVVLDEAHNVEDAATSHLGVRVTRRGLHRLLARLERRGGRGVLPLLELRLRTRAEDLLQQDALRVVSESLRPDTDRARELTSELFARLDSALDTTSDGVLRLREDFAGDTSWAESVAPVLDDLLIVLDAIGRGIGRVRAIVETDQKWAESLAELLVETAGLQNRIDMSAAALRTALVPAQEPIPLVRWLERRGREEGSRMRNISASAAPIDLADLMRDALFDRVHTTILTSATLTTRDGFQFLRGRLGIESGVRATESVHPSPFDFERQTILAVPTDAPDVRAHPQRYGAAIAGITEDHARLTDGGLFVLFTSYSALRAVAAELHRRGAASRWPLFVQGEAPRASLLQRFTDAHRGILLGVASFWEGVDVPGDPLRGLIITKLPFKVPSEPLTAARIEAIDGNGGNSFHDYMLPHAALRLKQGFGRLVRTRTDHGAIVILDPRLLSKGYGRFFLSSLPPAPLVTGPWVDVRERLRSFYAGTDGRHSPGLTTVAEPVRMEVDA
- a CDS encoding tetratricopeptide repeat protein, with amino-acid sequence MKRSCALFIAGIATVCTTAAPAHAQRSAADRAAHDQLMSELARLRQAASYEAAGDYAEAEEIVAEVLEANPTSLSGLLTMERVLTAQGRTLEIMTAVDRLLAADPRSVIGHQTRLRVLSGLGDIDRLEAAIQDWITATPELETPYREAAVVWRNRGDHARAVALLEQGRRRIDRGDALALELGDAYAGMNDMERAADEWSRAVGEAGRGLMLVERRLQMLPDGGARVIPALVARLSAEPSTFARQRAAAMLSIEAGLAEAALEALAALTARTPPEEREALLVELARRADAADLHTVALTAYQGLLTAAPDAPATLAIRSRIAELALLAGDTALAAATYRELESASSAGSPQRRQAAALRIQLGVRDGEIDSALADYASFRASFPDAPELDATAAAVGTVLLEAGRIDDAQGVLDGVRGVAAAQVRGRLALRNGDLETARHEFISAAPLLRGREATAAIALATLLTRVSARGGELVARVLAADDAGRAVAVRDAATAARTLAAPERAAVLDFLADAAEGAGLNEDATALRREIIETLPDTHEAPAALLSLARAAGAAPETTEEARVLLERLIVEYPRSALAPQARAELQRLQSR